In a single window of the Verrucomicrobiota bacterium genome:
- the tig gene encoding trigger factor yields MNIALEDVSACQKRLKIEVPAKTVDEEISRVTGEFQKAANIKGFRQGKAPVNIIKKRYTKDIEDEVKRTLVPKAFREAIQTKKLKIVSEPRIEDLHFQSGVTMSFSTIVDLVPEFSLPDYQNLKVKKGETEVTEEEVQQVVSNILDQHAEFSTVEGRALTDEDFAIIDYVGKVGNQSIKEIVDKPGTLAENQGFWLLVRDENFLPNFGKQLVGMNAGETRTISVKFPEDYPTEAVKGKEANYEVKLNQIKQKKLPELNDELAQKVAQCPAPELLERIKENLTNQKEQSNASNQHKEIVEQLKVQAIFELPESMVKKETERLVHDIVQENQARGISDDMLEEKKRDIFGAAEMNAKDRVKVGFILNKIAEEEKITVETNDIMLELSRMSQMYGVDPKDLVQRMEKNGGFSALEDQIRNRKTMDFLLQKAKVE; encoded by the coding sequence ATGAACATTGCTCTTGAAGACGTATCAGCGTGTCAAAAAAGACTCAAAATTGAAGTCCCTGCGAAAACCGTTGACGAAGAAATTAGCCGCGTGACAGGCGAGTTCCAGAAGGCTGCTAATATCAAAGGTTTCCGACAAGGTAAAGCTCCTGTCAATATTATTAAGAAGCGCTATACCAAAGACATAGAGGATGAAGTAAAGCGCACACTCGTTCCTAAAGCTTTCCGCGAAGCAATCCAAACCAAGAAGCTCAAAATAGTTAGTGAGCCTCGCATTGAAGATCTTCACTTCCAAAGTGGAGTCACTATGAGCTTTTCAACCATTGTCGATTTAGTTCCTGAATTCAGTCTTCCGGACTACCAAAACCTCAAAGTTAAGAAGGGGGAAACTGAAGTGACCGAAGAAGAAGTCCAGCAAGTAGTCTCCAACATCTTAGACCAACACGCCGAATTCAGCACCGTAGAAGGCCGTGCACTCACAGATGAAGACTTTGCCATTATTGACTACGTAGGAAAGGTTGGTAATCAATCTATTAAAGAAATAGTAGATAAGCCCGGAACTCTTGCAGAAAACCAAGGCTTCTGGTTACTGGTAAGGGACGAAAACTTCCTCCCTAATTTTGGAAAACAACTTGTTGGAATGAATGCTGGTGAAACGCGAACCATATCTGTTAAGTTTCCCGAAGATTACCCAACAGAAGCTGTCAAAGGCAAAGAAGCTAACTACGAAGTTAAACTTAATCAGATTAAGCAAAAAAAACTACCCGAACTCAATGATGAGCTTGCTCAAAAAGTTGCTCAATGCCCAGCCCCTGAACTTCTTGAACGCATCAAAGAAAATCTAACAAATCAAAAAGAGCAAAGCAATGCAAGTAACCAACACAAAGAAATAGTGGAACAGCTTAAAGTACAAGCTATTTTTGAACTCCCTGAATCCATGGTTAAAAAAGAAACAGAGCGTTTGGTTCATGACATCGTTCAAGAAAATCAAGCGCGTGGAATCAGTGATGATATGCTCGAAGAAAAAAAGCGTGATATCTTTGGCGCTGCCGAAATGAATGCTAAAGATCGAGTTAAAGTTGGGTTTATTCTCAATAAGATTGCTGAAGAAGAAAAAATTACGGTCGAAACTAATGACATCATGTTAGAACTATCCCGAATGTCGCAAATGTATGGTGTAGATCCAAAGGACCTTGTTCAGAGAATGGAGAAGAACGGCGGTTTTAGCGCTCTTGAAGATCAAATACGAAATCGCAAAACAATGGATTTCTTATTGCAAAAAGCCAAAGTTGAGTAG
- a CDS encoding polysaccharide biosynthesis/export family protein, protein MQTVKKAHQRIDINPGRRFLFLGSICAALTHFVGCSTTSTSNENTQYHSQESPIFQSTQSLANREKSDRIRIGDIMSINLTGVPAQDARTFEVRVDEAGNVSMPFIGSVRAAGSTAATLKENIETRYKTGGFYATPNIQIVVREIRYVSVGGEVRVPQRLQYTQDLTAASAIAGAGGFTDYANQREVKLLRGGKVFIFNAREITSDPSLDIALEPDDKIQIDRSIF, encoded by the coding sequence ATGCAAACAGTCAAAAAGGCTCATCAGAGGATAGATATTAACCCGGGGCGAAGGTTTTTATTTCTTGGAAGCATATGTGCTGCTCTGACCCATTTTGTCGGGTGTAGCACTACTAGCACCTCCAATGAAAATACTCAGTATCACTCCCAGGAATCTCCAATTTTTCAATCAACACAGTCATTGGCTAATAGAGAGAAGTCGGATAGGATTCGTATAGGGGATATTATGTCTATTAATCTTACAGGCGTTCCAGCTCAGGACGCTAGAACTTTTGAGGTCAGAGTAGATGAAGCCGGAAATGTATCTATGCCTTTTATAGGCAGTGTGAGAGCTGCAGGTTCAACTGCGGCGACACTTAAGGAAAACATTGAAACTCGTTATAAGACAGGAGGCTTTTACGCAACGCCTAATATTCAGATTGTTGTTAGAGAAATTAGATATGTAAGTGTAGGAGGAGAGGTTAGGGTGCCTCAGAGACTTCAATATACACAAGATTTAACAGCTGCGAGTGCAATCGCAGGAGCAGGAGGTTTCACTGATTACGCCAACCAACGTGAAGTTAAATTACTAAGAGGAGGGAAGGTTTTTATCTTTAATGCTAGGGAGATTACCTCTGACCCTTCTCTAGATATTGCATTAGAGCCTGACGATAAAATTCAAATTGATAGAAGTATTTTTTAG
- the gpmI gene encoding 2,3-bisphosphoglycerate-independent phosphoglycerate mutase yields the protein MKKPVLLMIRDGWGISPNQTEGISTAQKEGNAPLLARTPFHDELFANYPLATLSGSGEDVGLPSGQMGNSEVGHLNLGAGRIVYQDITRINKAIHDGTFFTNKILVELMQKTKETNKALHLIGLVSDGGVHSHLEHLFALLKMSKELGLAPDKVYIHAITDGRDTSPTNGKKYLEALFSKTEEIGCGKIATIVGRYYAMDRDTRWERTQLAYDLFTLGEGSTVTDPKDVIELSYSEGITDEFLKPICLLEGGGPLVNDGDGVFFFNFRSDRARQFSQALKNNAFDGFQCRHKPKVNYATMTRYDETYSDWGIQVAFGPQSMDKILGEVVSEAGLSQCRIAETEKYPHVTFFFNGGTETPYPKEDRKLIASPKVATYDLQPEMSSEEVIEIVLETISSGKYDLIILNFANPDMVGHTGNLEAAIKAVEAIDHGTEKILNKLLKVGGRALITADHGNCEQMIAKDGTPHTAHTTNLVHFVYVGEDHKKIKLESGILADVAPTLLKMLGVAKPSEMTGRSLISQK from the coding sequence ATGAAAAAGCCGGTTCTTTTGATGATTCGTGATGGATGGGGAATTAGCCCTAATCAGACCGAAGGTATCTCTACAGCCCAAAAAGAGGGTAATGCCCCTTTGCTAGCAAGGACGCCCTTCCATGATGAGCTCTTTGCTAACTATCCCTTGGCAACCCTCTCAGGAAGTGGTGAAGATGTTGGCTTACCTAGCGGGCAAATGGGCAACTCAGAAGTCGGTCACTTAAATTTGGGGGCTGGACGGATCGTCTATCAAGATATTACTCGCATTAACAAAGCGATCCATGATGGCACCTTCTTTACCAATAAAATTTTAGTTGAACTCATGCAGAAGACCAAAGAGACTAACAAAGCACTTCACTTGATAGGTCTTGTTTCAGATGGAGGCGTTCATTCGCATTTAGAACACCTATTCGCCCTTCTCAAAATGTCTAAGGAACTGGGCCTTGCTCCTGACAAAGTGTATATCCATGCCATTACTGATGGTAGAGATACTTCCCCCACAAATGGCAAAAAGTACTTAGAAGCGTTATTTAGTAAAACCGAGGAAATAGGATGTGGCAAAATTGCGACGATTGTTGGACGCTATTACGCCATGGATCGTGACACCCGATGGGAACGTACCCAACTCGCTTACGATCTTTTTACTCTCGGCGAGGGATCCACCGTCACTGATCCCAAGGATGTCATTGAGCTATCCTACAGTGAAGGAATCACTGATGAATTCCTAAAACCTATCTGCCTATTGGAGGGAGGAGGACCACTAGTCAACGATGGTGACGGAGTCTTTTTCTTCAACTTTCGATCTGATCGCGCCCGCCAGTTCTCTCAGGCACTTAAAAATAATGCCTTTGATGGATTTCAGTGCAGGCACAAACCAAAAGTCAACTACGCGACAATGACCCGTTACGATGAAACCTATTCGGATTGGGGAATCCAGGTAGCATTCGGGCCTCAAAGCATGGACAAAATTCTTGGTGAAGTAGTCTCAGAAGCAGGACTAAGTCAGTGCCGGATTGCTGAAACAGAAAAATACCCTCATGTCACCTTTTTCTTTAATGGAGGAACTGAAACACCCTACCCCAAGGAAGACCGTAAATTGATTGCCTCACCCAAGGTTGCCACGTACGACTTGCAACCTGAAATGAGTTCTGAGGAAGTCATTGAAATTGTTCTAGAAACCATCAGCTCAGGAAAGTATGACCTCATCATTCTCAACTTCGCCAATCCTGACATGGTAGGGCACACTGGGAACTTAGAAGCCGCTATCAAGGCCGTTGAAGCCATTGACCACGGCACCGAGAAAATTCTAAATAAACTACTCAAGGTTGGAGGCAGAGCCCTTATAACTGCAGATCACGGAAATTGTGAGCAAATGATTGCTAAAGATGGCACGCCTCATACAGCTCATACCACAAACCTTGTTCACTTTGTTTATGTTGGTGAAGATCACAAAAAAATTAAGTTAGAAAGTGGCATCCTTGCAGATGTTGCTCCCACACTGCTCAAGATGCTGGGAGTTGCAAAACCCAGTGAAATGACTGGGCGCTCGCTGATCTCTCAAAAATAA
- a CDS encoding ATP-binding protein, giving the protein MKAAFLGKIMDRVDKLGSEELQTLFIELSREKGFLETIFNTLHEGVVVLDCDGRIGYYNRSAARLLSLPDKATMAVGDKISKYVKEVDWLKLLTARQTASRDLEIAYPEVRTLQFYLLPLEDEGEVQVAIFHDVTKEQKETRETIESERARAITLLAAGVAHELGNPLNNLNIHLQLMARDLKKLPDHMAERCLQSLDIAYREIDRLDTIINQFLRAVRPTVPEMELKDIVSLLDETLELLKAELEDRKILVEREVEQGLPRLSVDSEQLKQAFYNIIKNAIQAMGDTGVLMVKMLQDDEHVMVRFTDSGDGISSENLPHVREAYFTTKKRGTGLGLMIVHRIVQEHGGLLDIESDKGKGTTITIKLPLLEKRVRLLQAGDSA; this is encoded by the coding sequence ATGAAAGCTGCATTTCTAGGCAAAATAATGGATCGAGTAGACAAGCTTGGTTCTGAGGAATTACAGACACTTTTTATTGAGCTCTCTCGGGAAAAAGGGTTCTTAGAAACAATTTTCAATACCTTGCACGAGGGAGTAGTGGTGTTGGATTGTGATGGACGAATAGGTTATTACAACCGTTCGGCGGCTAGACTCTTATCATTACCAGATAAGGCGACCATGGCAGTTGGGGACAAGATCTCCAAGTATGTGAAAGAGGTTGATTGGTTGAAATTACTTACGGCTCGTCAAACTGCATCTCGAGATTTAGAAATTGCCTACCCCGAAGTAAGGACACTGCAGTTTTACTTGCTGCCATTGGAAGATGAGGGGGAAGTGCAAGTCGCTATTTTTCATGATGTCACAAAGGAGCAGAAGGAGACTAGAGAAACCATTGAGTCCGAACGAGCCAGAGCTATTACCCTCCTAGCAGCTGGGGTAGCTCACGAGTTAGGCAATCCCCTTAATAACTTAAATATTCACTTACAGCTCATGGCTCGGGATTTGAAAAAATTACCAGACCATATGGCAGAAAGGTGTCTACAATCACTAGACATTGCCTATCGTGAAATTGATCGCTTGGACACAATTATTAATCAGTTTCTGAGAGCAGTACGTCCCACAGTTCCAGAGATGGAATTGAAAGATATAGTATCTTTGTTGGATGAAACGCTCGAGCTCTTAAAAGCGGAGCTAGAAGATAGAAAGATCCTAGTAGAGCGTGAAGTTGAGCAGGGTCTTCCTAGGCTAAGTGTCGACAGTGAGCAACTCAAGCAAGCTTTCTATAATATTATAAAGAATGCGATTCAAGCAATGGGCGATACAGGAGTTTTGATGGTAAAAATGTTACAAGATGATGAACATGTGATGGTTAGGTTTACTGATAGTGGAGATGGTATTTCTTCTGAAAACCTCCCTCATGTAAGAGAAGCCTATTTTACGACAAAAAAAAGGGGCACCGGTTTGGGTTTAATGATTGTTCATAGGATAGTGCAAGAGCATGGTGGCTTGCTAGATATTGAGAGTGACAAGGGTAAAGGAACGACTATTACAATAAAGCTTCCTCTTTTAGAAAAAAGGGTTCGTTTGCTTCAAGCTGGAGACTCAGCTTAG
- a CDS encoding sigma-54 dependent transcriptional regulator, which yields MEDDFDLKPSLLIVDDEKHTREGLRRALDGKFEVYLAADVDSALNILSAETIEVVLTDLKLGGAQSGMKLVQKCKAMSKAPICIMMTAYGSIENAVEAMRKGAHHYITKPINIDELEMVLLRSVKSRKVEVENSQLREELDRKFGLENVIGNAPSMVEIFEIVKQVADSRATILIEGESGTGKELIAHAIHSCSGRKKMPFLAIHCAALSANLLESELFGHEKGAFTGAMEKRLGRFEQANGGTLFLDEIGEIDMTTQVKLLRVLGERAFERVGGNKRIEVDVRVLAATNKNLEEMVREGAFREDLFYRLNVVRIEMPPLRERKEDIPLLTQAFLIESARENNRPVVRLSELAEQALLAYDWPGNVRELRTAIEHGVVLARSSEIMLKDLPVAIKSDDNSQMSGRQDTVNLQDVEKNMIVKALQESNGNRTEAAKLLGISRRTLHRKLHDYHLTSM from the coding sequence ATGGAAGATGACTTTGATTTAAAACCGAGCTTACTCATTGTGGATGATGAGAAGCATACAAGAGAGGGCCTGCGCCGAGCTCTGGATGGAAAGTTTGAGGTTTATTTGGCTGCTGATGTGGACTCGGCCTTGAATATCTTGTCCGCCGAGACGATTGAGGTGGTTTTGACGGATTTGAAATTAGGTGGGGCTCAGAGCGGTATGAAGTTGGTGCAAAAGTGCAAGGCAATGTCCAAAGCACCCATTTGCATTATGATGACTGCTTATGGTTCGATTGAGAATGCTGTAGAAGCCATGCGTAAGGGAGCCCACCATTATATTACCAAGCCAATTAATATAGATGAGCTTGAGATGGTTTTGTTGCGCTCGGTCAAGAGCCGTAAAGTGGAAGTTGAGAATAGCCAACTAAGGGAGGAATTGGATAGAAAGTTTGGTCTAGAGAATGTGATAGGAAATGCTCCAAGCATGGTGGAGATATTTGAAATAGTAAAACAGGTCGCAGATTCTAGAGCAACCATACTTATTGAGGGAGAAAGTGGAACGGGAAAAGAATTAATTGCTCACGCTATTCATTCCTGTAGTGGCCGAAAGAAAATGCCATTTTTGGCCATTCATTGTGCAGCTCTGTCGGCGAACCTGCTTGAAAGCGAGTTGTTTGGTCATGAAAAAGGAGCTTTTACTGGGGCAATGGAGAAGCGCTTGGGGAGATTTGAACAGGCTAATGGAGGAACCTTGTTCCTTGATGAAATAGGGGAAATAGATATGACTACCCAGGTTAAATTACTAAGGGTCTTGGGTGAAAGGGCATTTGAGCGTGTAGGAGGCAATAAACGCATTGAGGTAGATGTTCGGGTTTTGGCGGCCACCAACAAGAACTTAGAAGAAATGGTTCGAGAGGGTGCATTTAGAGAAGACCTTTTCTATCGTCTTAATGTGGTGCGAATTGAAATGCCGCCGCTCAGAGAACGAAAAGAGGATATTCCTTTGTTAACGCAAGCGTTTTTGATTGAAAGCGCTCGAGAAAATAACCGTCCTGTTGTCAGGCTCAGTGAGCTAGCGGAGCAGGCGTTACTTGCTTACGATTGGCCGGGAAATGTAAGAGAGTTAAGGACGGCTATAGAGCATGGGGTTGTTTTAGCACGTAGCTCGGAGATTATGCTTAAAGATCTACCTGTAGCAATAAAATCAGATGACAATTCACAAATGTCTGGTAGACAAGACACAGTCAACTTACAGGATGTGGAAAAGAATATGATCGTTAAGGCTTTACAGGAGAGCAATGGCAACCGTACCGAGGCTGCAAAGCTTCTGGGCATTAGCAGGAGGACTTTGCACAGAAAGCTTCATGATTATCACTTAACGTCGATGTAA
- a CDS encoding polysaccharide biosynthesis tyrosine autokinase, translating to MSSDTDVDLHFSDYWRVICNRWPIVATILILVLLTAYLYSKSRPQIFASTVDLKVEKEMKELEVFSRSNDVFDPIFFQTEFELIKSKTILEEVIKKTNYVQIKARELAEEVENFEPLAYQFLNKVDLSVEAERNTNIIKITAYSQDREFAAVLANKVAEVYKDYRLNLIEDTSTKGLDAVKQKINQQQKVVDDAKRKVVELRTELSIAPGGGGTLNATTSHEDLRLQQMQSDLVMASRNYQQRKTQYEKIKNLSLEELESALPVLGLEDSTITTLKQALFRSIASEASLKKSGFGDNHPDMQKAIAEKNRYRQQLNEKLEGARKGLEINLAVAQTDFEVLEKEIEDLKIKQKVEKVEKVLPYEEAKAEYDSHKYRLDQLRARFDQLEADENVGSRPVTIISRAEPGLKPVSPKLGLNLALGGVAGLILGISLAFFIEYLDTSVKSLDDVEKFLGTSVVGVIPEGVSTLNLEGPDSPNAEAYRILRAKIDLKSSQAGAKTLTIVSGGPGEGKTTTLFNLGYVCAYSGIRTLMIDTDFRRHEVNRVLGIQNEPGLADYLLGKQEISRLIRETEIPNMHVITAGNLPSEYMGALSPDRLTELIRSLRPHYDAILFDSPPILGISDAAVIVHEVDMTLLTIQHRRYPRNISFRAKKVIEEVQGRLVGVVLNKVQIKSDESYYYYTSYYGYSGVSSEKSRKDTIKMTKENLKKRKKQEKLVKTAQTNANSQKGSSEDRY from the coding sequence ATGTCTTCTGATACGGATGTTGATCTTCATTTTAGTGATTACTGGAGGGTTATATGTAATCGCTGGCCAATCGTAGCCACCATATTGATCTTAGTCTTATTGACAGCATATCTTTACTCTAAGTCGCGGCCTCAAATTTTTGCTTCGACAGTAGATCTCAAAGTTGAGAAGGAGATGAAGGAGTTGGAGGTTTTTAGCAGGAGCAATGACGTATTCGACCCGATTTTTTTCCAAACAGAGTTTGAGCTGATTAAGTCTAAAACCATATTGGAAGAGGTTATAAAGAAGACAAATTATGTACAAATCAAGGCTAGAGAACTAGCAGAAGAAGTAGAAAATTTCGAACCCTTAGCATATCAATTTCTAAACAAAGTAGATTTATCAGTTGAAGCTGAAAGAAATACAAACATCATTAAAATTACTGCCTACAGCCAGGATCGGGAATTCGCAGCAGTGTTGGCCAACAAGGTGGCGGAAGTCTACAAGGATTATCGCCTTAATTTAATAGAGGACACTTCAACGAAAGGCTTAGATGCTGTTAAACAAAAAATCAATCAACAGCAAAAAGTGGTTGATGATGCTAAAAGAAAGGTAGTGGAATTAAGAACTGAGCTATCTATTGCTCCGGGAGGTGGAGGTACTTTGAATGCTACAACATCTCATGAGGATCTAAGATTACAGCAAATGCAGTCGGATCTCGTCATGGCTTCTAGAAATTATCAGCAGCGTAAAACCCAATACGAAAAAATAAAAAATCTCAGTCTAGAAGAGTTAGAGTCTGCTCTGCCGGTCCTTGGTCTTGAAGATTCGACCATTACCACTCTGAAGCAGGCATTATTCAGATCTATTGCCTCTGAAGCTAGTCTCAAAAAATCTGGTTTTGGAGATAATCACCCAGATATGCAGAAAGCAATTGCGGAGAAGAATAGGTACCGACAACAGCTTAATGAAAAATTGGAAGGTGCTCGGAAGGGCCTCGAAATAAATTTAGCGGTAGCACAGACAGATTTCGAGGTTTTAGAAAAAGAGATAGAAGATCTCAAGATAAAGCAAAAAGTTGAAAAAGTTGAAAAAGTTCTTCCCTATGAAGAGGCTAAAGCAGAATATGATAGCCACAAGTATAGACTGGACCAGCTAAGGGCAAGGTTCGATCAATTAGAGGCGGATGAGAATGTCGGAAGTAGACCTGTCACTATCATCAGTAGGGCTGAGCCAGGTCTAAAGCCTGTTAGTCCTAAGCTAGGCTTGAATTTAGCTCTTGGTGGCGTGGCTGGGCTGATATTAGGCATCAGTTTAGCTTTCTTTATTGAATATCTCGATACAAGTGTTAAGTCACTTGACGACGTAGAGAAATTTTTGGGGACTTCGGTAGTGGGGGTTATTCCAGAGGGAGTTAGCACACTAAACCTGGAGGGGCCAGATTCCCCTAACGCGGAAGCCTATCGAATATTAAGGGCCAAGATAGACTTAAAGTCTTCGCAGGCCGGAGCTAAGACGCTCACTATTGTGAGTGGTGGTCCAGGAGAAGGGAAGACAACTACGCTTTTTAATCTAGGTTACGTTTGCGCTTATAGTGGAATCCGTACGCTGATGATAGACACGGATTTTAGAAGACATGAGGTCAACAGAGTTCTAGGTATTCAGAATGAACCGGGTTTAGCGGACTACTTGCTAGGTAAGCAGGAAATATCCCGTTTGATCAGGGAAACTGAAATTCCTAATATGCACGTTATAACTGCTGGTAATTTGCCATCCGAATACATGGGGGCTTTAAGTCCAGACAGGCTTACAGAGTTAATTCGCTCGTTGAGACCTCATTATGATGCAATCCTATTTGATTCTCCACCAATCTTGGGCATTAGCGATGCTGCTGTGATAGTTCACGAAGTTGATATGACTCTCTTAACCATCCAACACCGCAGATATCCAAGAAATATCTCATTTAGAGCTAAGAAAGTGATTGAGGAAGTTCAGGGCAGATTGGTGGGCGTTGTTCTCAATAAAGTTCAAATTAAAAGTGATGAGTCCTACTACTACTACACGAGTTACTATGGATATAGTGGTGTCAGCAGCGAAAAGTCCAGAAAAGACACTATTAAAATGACCAAGGAAAATTTGAAGAAACGTAAGAAACAGGAAAAGCTTGTAAAAACCGCACAAACCAATGCAAACAGTCAAAAAGGCTCATCAGAGGATAGATATTAA
- the recN gene encoding DNA repair protein RecN, with protein MLQVLRITNLAVIEELTWELEQGFNILTGETGAGKSILIDALGLLLGAKADKSMIRHGAEQCSVEAALYGLEQVDSLLQELGLDPLDDGELILRRVFSHTGPSKQFINGSPTTLQVLKQLGHLLVDMHGPHDHQSLLSRDEQLKALDAFAGLEELVAKFRLEFRALQDIRAELESLTSMEGTDWRQQLEFLEFQINEIETARLSDSDEYELERDYKVAHNTQRITEIGGGVQRLLGDAEPDVLSLLSTVQRSLQEWQELDDSADYLSELNEGAIAQLRELQGEVEALLARSELDGERLTELEARMNLVQSLKKKYGSNVPGILETLQGLQLKRDGLANREHEIARLQKHIDEKEIALLKQAKDFSKKRAKSLERLGRDITKELQALGFQKADFYGDLLSGQELRSEGLDTVEFQFAPNLGEVARPLRVIASSGEMARVMLAVKTVLAKQDKVPILIFDEVDANVGGETAVAVAKKLRGLASSHQVLCITHLPQVAAAGHKHFNVVKEVKAKRTRTQLEVLEGAKRLEEIARMLGGKNDSALAMAESLLQDHKHVASA; from the coding sequence ATGCTGCAGGTATTGCGGATTACAAATTTAGCAGTGATTGAAGAGCTTACTTGGGAGTTAGAGCAAGGCTTTAACATTCTAACCGGTGAGACTGGAGCAGGTAAGTCTATCTTGATCGATGCTTTGGGCCTCCTATTAGGGGCGAAAGCTGATAAGAGCATGATTCGTCACGGTGCAGAGCAATGCTCTGTGGAGGCAGCACTTTATGGACTAGAGCAGGTGGATTCGCTTTTGCAGGAGCTAGGCTTAGATCCTTTAGATGACGGTGAGCTTATTTTGAGGCGGGTTTTTTCTCATACAGGGCCTAGTAAACAATTTATTAACGGTAGCCCAACAACCCTGCAGGTGTTGAAGCAATTGGGGCATTTATTAGTGGATATGCATGGTCCACATGATCATCAGTCTTTACTGTCTAGGGATGAGCAATTGAAAGCATTAGATGCTTTTGCGGGTCTTGAGGAATTGGTGGCTAAATTTCGATTAGAATTTCGAGCATTGCAGGATATTAGAGCAGAATTGGAATCTTTGACGTCAATGGAGGGAACAGATTGGAGGCAACAGTTAGAATTTTTAGAGTTTCAGATCAATGAAATCGAAACCGCTAGATTATCTGATTCAGATGAATATGAATTAGAGAGGGACTATAAAGTAGCACATAATACACAGCGTATTACAGAGATTGGAGGAGGAGTACAGCGCCTTTTGGGCGATGCTGAGCCAGATGTATTGTCATTGCTAAGTACGGTTCAAAGGTCTTTGCAGGAGTGGCAAGAGTTAGATGATTCTGCAGACTATTTATCCGAATTGAACGAGGGCGCGATTGCTCAATTACGCGAATTGCAAGGAGAAGTTGAAGCTTTATTGGCGAGGAGTGAGCTAGATGGTGAACGTCTTACGGAACTAGAAGCAAGAATGAACTTAGTTCAGTCGTTAAAAAAGAAGTATGGTAGTAATGTTCCGGGAATACTTGAGACTCTTCAAGGACTGCAATTGAAGAGGGATGGGTTAGCTAATCGTGAGCATGAAATAGCCCGCCTGCAAAAGCATATAGATGAGAAAGAAATTGCTTTGCTAAAGCAAGCAAAAGACTTCTCCAAAAAACGTGCGAAGTCCTTAGAAAGGCTTGGGCGTGATATTACTAAGGAGTTACAGGCTTTAGGTTTTCAGAAGGCAGATTTTTATGGAGATCTGCTCTCTGGACAAGAATTGCGTTCAGAAGGGCTCGATACAGTTGAATTTCAATTTGCACCTAATTTAGGAGAAGTGGCTAGACCTCTGAGAGTGATTGCATCCAGTGGTGAAATGGCACGGGTGATGTTAGCAGTGAAAACAGTTTTAGCTAAGCAGGATAAAGTGCCTATTTTGATATTTGATGAGGTTGATGCTAATGTTGGTGGGGAAACGGCTGTTGCTGTTGCTAAGAAATTGAGAGGGCTAGCCAGTTCTCATCAGGTACTATGCATTACTCATTTACCTCAGGTTGCAGCAGCAGGGCATAAACACTTTAATGTTGTTAAGGAAGTCAAAGCAAAACGCACTAGAACTCAATTAGAAGTTTTAGAAGGGGCCAAACGCCTAGAGGAAATTGCAAGAATGTTGGGTGGCAAAAATGACTCAGCTTTGGCTATGGCAGAAAGCTTGCTGCAGGATCACAAGCATGTTGCATCTGCTTGA